The nucleotide sequence TCCAGGACCCGTTCTCCTCGCTCAATCCGCGCCAGCGCGTCCGGGATATCATTCGAGCGCCACTCGATATTCATAAGGTGGGTACGCGCGAAGAACGCGAGGCGCGCGTCGCCGAGCTGATGCAGCGCGTGGGCCTGCGTCCCGATCAGGCCGACAGCTTTGCGCACCAGTTCTCCGGCGGCCAGCGCCAGCGCATCGGTATCGCCCGCGCTCTGGCGTTGAACCCGGACGTTATCGTCTGCGATGAGCCCGTGTCGGCGCTGGACGTGTCGGTACAGGCCCAGATCCTCAACCTGCTGAGCGATCTGCAGCGTGACCTTGGCGTTTCCTACCTCTCAATCTCGCACGATCTTGGTGTGGTGGAATTCATCTCGCACCGTGTGGCTGTGATGTATCTGGGCAAGATCGTCGAGATCGCGCCCAAGAAGACAATCTTCTCGACACCGCTCCACCCCTATACCGAGCTACTGATGCGCTCGGCGCCGTCGCGCGACCCGCGCAAGCGACACAGTTTCAGCGCGACAAATGACGACATCCCGAGCGCCACGCGCAAGCCGAGCGGCTGCCCGTTCCATACGCGCTGCCCGCTGGCGACCGATCTTTGCAAGACGACCGAACCCGCTCTCACCGCGCGTGAAGACGGTCAGCTTGTCGCCTGTCACCACCGCTGAGAACCGATATGACCAAGACCATCATTTTTACAGGCGGCCGTATTCTTGATGCCGAAGCAGGCGAACTGCGCGACGGGCTCGATGTTCAGGTCGAGGGCAATCGCATCGCCGCGATCGGAGCCGCACTGCCCCGCCCTGCCGACGCAGAGATCATCGATCTTTCCGGCAAGACGCTCATGCCGGGCCTCATCGACTGCCACGTCCATATCGTGGCCGAGACGCTCGATCTCTGGGGCAATATGATTGCCCCGAGCTCGCTGTCCGCCCTGCGCTCGGCACGGGTGATGGATGAAGCGCTGATGCGCGGCTTTACAACGCTGCGCGATCTGGGCGGTGCCGACTACGGTCTGGTGCTGGCCGTCGAAGAAGGTCTCATCGACGGCCCACGCCTCGTCATCTGTGGCAAGGGCCTGACCACGACAGGCGGCCACGCCGATCTGCGCAAGCGCACGGACGACCGCCCCGGAATCTTGTCCGAACGCCTCGGCTCTATGGGTCTCATCGTCGATGGCGTCGACAATGTGCGCGCCGCCTGCCGGACAATGATCAAGGAAGGCGCCAACTTCATCAAGGTGATGGCCAACGGCGGCGTGTCCTCCCCCAACGATCCGATCCATTCCATCCAGTACTCTCGCGAAGAGATTGCGGCCATGGTGGAAGAGGCGGACAATGCCGGTCTCTATGTCTCGGCCCACGTCTATACCGACAAGGCCATCCGCCGCTGCGTCGAGCTTGGCGTGCATTCGCTCGAGCATTGCAATCTTATCGAGCCCGAGACCGCAAAGCTTGCTGCTGAAAAGGGCTGTATCGCCGTGCCGACGCTCGTCGCCTATGATGCCCTCGCTATTGAAGGCGAGGCACTGGGACTTGGTGCCACCGAGTTTTCCAAGATCGAGACTGTGCGCAGCGGTGGCCTTCGCTCGCTCGAGATCATGCGTGACGCCGGCTTGCCCATGGCCTTCGGCTCGGACCTCCTGGGTCAGCTTCGCAAGTATCACTGCATGGAGTTTGAGCTGTTGGCAAAGGTGCTGAGCCCGGCTGAGATCATCCGCTCCGCCACGACAATCGGCGCGCGTCTCTGCCAGCTTGAGGGACAGGCCGGCATCATCGCCGAAAATGCCTATGCGGACCTGCTGGTGATTGACGGCAATCCACTCGAGGACATTACCTTGTTGCAGGACGACGGCGCGCACATGTCGCTCATCATGGCCAATGGCAAGGTGGTGAAGCACACGCACTAGCCCGCCATTCGATAGCCCGTCAGGGCACGGCCAAGGAGAAGGCGAGGCAATGAGCCAAGCGAGCAAGACGGAACCGGCACGGCCGGCGTTGACGCCGGTCGCAATTCTCGCGGGTTTTGCGGTGCTGCTGGGATTTCAGCTGGCGGGCGAAACCCTTGTCGTCGCGACACGGCTCGTCCTGCCGTCTTTCGCCTTCCCAGGGCCGGTGGCGGGCATGCTGCTGCTGCTTGGTTTTCTCGTGCTGCGCAAAACGCTCGATGCCAGCACCAACGCGGTGTCCACTGGCCTGATCGGGGTCCTGTCCCTGCTCTTCGTGCCTTCGGCGGTCGGGGTGATCCAGTATGGCGGCGTCCTTGTCGACTGGGGCGGACCACTGCTCCTGGCAGTTGTGCTCTCGACGCTCGCCACCCTGCTGGTGACTGTTTTCACGTTCCTCTGGATCGCCAAGCTGACCGGAAAGCAGTCGTCATGAGCGGCATCAGCACGATCTGGGTCTATCTCAACACCAGCCCCCTGCTTTGGCTAGCAGTGACGATCGCAGCATTTCTGATCGCTCATGTCGTGGGCAAAAAGCTGGGCGGCTCGCCTCTGGCCAACAGCGTTCTCATCGCAGGGGCGATCATCATCACGCTGCTCCTGGTTTCGGGCACACCCTATACGACCTATTTCGAAGGCGCGCAGTTCGTCCACTTCCTGCTTGGCCCGGCAACCGTGGCGCTGGCGGTGCCGCTCTTTAAAAATCTCGACAAGGTCAAACCCGTCCTCCTGCCGATGGCCGGCGCCCTGGTTGCAGGCTCGCTGACCGCCATTGGCAGCGCCGTGGCCATTGTCGCCGCTTTCGGAGCGCCAGCCGAGATCATTGCCTCAATCGCCCCGAAATCGACCAGCGCGCCAATCGCCATGGAACTGGCGCGCAGCCTTGGCGGCGTCCCGTCACTGGCCGCGGTCCTTGTTATTCTCACCGGCATCACGGGTGCTGTGATCGTCACCCCGTTGATGAACGCCCTTCGCATCAGGAACTTCGCGGCCCGCGGATTTGCGGTCGGGGTCGCCTCCCATGGAATCGGCACGGCCCGGGCCTTCCAGGTCAATGATGTCGCCGGCGCGTTCGCCGGTATCGCGATGGCCCTCAACGGTGCGCTCACCAGCCTTTTGGTGCTCGTCTGGAGCCTCTTGCTCGGCTGAGGGGCCGCTGAGCGCCCCTTACCCCCCACCTTCCGAGTAGCGAGACGCGTCAAAATTTGACCGTCCGGAAAATTTTCCACGTCCTATTGGAATAAAAGAGGGGTTTACTTCGTATACGAACGACGCGTCGCGACGGTTCGTATAGTCCCGCGATTCCAGCCACTTAGGTTTGTCGACGCACCATGGGCCGATCCCTGGAAGTAAATTTCGCGATTGTGAGCGAGTGAAAACAGCAATGATCGATTGATTTGGCACAAAAACTGGGCTCTCGTGTGGAACAAGCCTCCCATGAATTCAGCGAGGAGGTCGATGCTCAGGAACGGAGAGAACATTGATGCAAAAGTCACTTGCCCGCATTACCGCGGTGCTTATCACCTCGACAGTGCTTGTCGGCGTGGCCAACGCCGAGACCATCCGCTGGGCGCGTTCTTCTGATGCGCTGACGCTGGATCCTCATTCCCAGAACCAGGGAAACACGCACACCCTCGCACATCATATCTATGAGACGCTGCTTGGCCGCGACAATGACGGCAGCCTGACACCGCGCCTCGCGACCGAATACGCCCTCAAGGAAGGCGATCCGACCGTCTGGGTCTTCAAGCTGCGTGAAGGCGTGAAGTTCCACAACGGCAACGACTTCACCGCCGAAGACGTCGTCTATTCGATCGAACGCGCCAAGAGCGAGTTCTCGAACATGAAGCAGCTGCACGCCGAAGTGGAATCGGTGACGGCAGTCGACGACTATACCGTCGAGTTCCAGATGACCGGCCCTGCGCTGATCTATCCGAACAACCTCACCAACACCTTCATCATGGACAAGACCTGGTCGGACGAGAACGATCTCGCCGTCGTCCAGGATTTCGCCAGCGGCGCCAGCAACTACTCCGTGCTGAACACCAACGGCACCGGCCCCTACACCCTGACTTCGCGCGAAGTCGACGTGAAGACCGTGCTCGACTACAACGAAGGTTGGTGGGGCGATAAGCCTGCCGTCGACAAGATCGAATATCTCACCATCGCCGATGCCCAGACCCGTATCTCGGCTCTGCTCTCGGGCGAAATCGATATCGTCCAGGACGTGCCGCCGCAGGATATCGAGCGCCTCAGCAACACCGATGGCTTCAAGGTCGAAATCGGCCCTGAAAACCGCTTCATCTATTTCGGCTACCGCTTTGGCGATGAGCCGCTGAAGTCCTCGAACATCACGGACAGCAACCCGTTCAACAATCCGCTGGTCCGCGAAGCCATGGAACTCGTGCTCGATCGCGATGCGATCAAGCAGGTCGTCATGCGCGGTCAGTCGATCCCGACCGGCATCCCGAACCCTCCGTTCGTGAACGGCTGGACTCCCGAGCTTGACGCCTATCCGAAGCCCGACGTGGAAAAGGCAAAGGCCCTCATGGTCGAAGCCGGCTATCCTGATGGCTTCACCGTCACCCTCGACACGCCGAACAACCGCTATGTGAACGACGAAGCCATCTCCACGGCCTATGTCGGCATGCTCGGCCAGATCGGCATCCAGGTGACGCTGGCATCGCGCCCTGTCGCCGAGCACAGCCCGATCATCCTCGCCAACAACTCGGACTTCTATCTCCTCGGTTGGGGCGTTCCGACATTCGACAGCGCCTATGTCTTTAACGACCTGATCCACTCCAAAACGGATCTGCACGGCACCTACAACGTCGGCCTCTACACCAATCCTGAGCTGGACGAGAAGATCATCGCCCTCGGCACCATGGACGACATCGCAGCGCGCGACGCGACCATCGCCGAAATCTGGGAAGTCGTGAAGGCTGACCGCGTTCTTATGCCGGTCCACAATCAGGTCCTTGCCTATGCAATGCGTGACGGCGTGACCCTGGCTGTTCAGCCAGAGAACCAGCCGAACATGACCACGGTCACTTTCGACTAATTTCCGTCAATCCAGAGCCGCCGCGCGGAGAGTCCATCTCCCGCGGCGGCTCCATTTTTAAGGGGGCGTCATGCTCGCCTTCATTGCCCGACGACTCGTGCAATCCGTCATCGTCATGCTGGTCGTGGCGTTCATCGCATTCCTGGTGTTCCGCTATGTCGGCGACCCGCTCGCCGCGCTGCTCAGTCAGGACGCCAAGCAGGCTGACTACGACGCTGCACGCGAACGACTGGGCCTCGACCAGCCCTTCTACATGCAATTCTTTGCCTTCGTGTCCAACGCACTGCAGGGCCAGTTCGGCATCTCCTATCGGCTTCAGCAACCTGTGAGCCAGCTGATCCTCGAGCGCCTTCCGGCCACGATCGAACTTGCCTTCGCCTCTTCGATCATCGCCCTGGTTGGCGGGGTTTTCCTGGGCATCTATACCGCCCTTCGCCAGCGGACGTTCTCAACTGGCGTGATCATGACCCTGTCGCTCATCGGGGTGTCGCTGCCGACCTTCCTCATCGGCATTGGCCTCATCTATGTTTTTGCCGTTGAGCTGAAGTGGCTGCCGTCCTTCGGGCGTGGCGAGGTGATCCAGTTGGGCTGGTGGCGCACGGGCCTGCTGACGCAATCCGGTCTCCGTTCGCTGATCCTGCCGGCAATCACCCTGTCGCTTTTCCAGCTGACGCTGATCATGCGTCTTGTTCGTGCGGAAATGCTCGAAGTGATGCGGACCGACTACATCCGCTTTGCCAAGGCGCGTGGCCTGTCCAATCGCGCGATCAACTTCGGCCATGCGCTCAAGAACACCATGGTGCCGGTCATTACCATTACCGGCCTGCAGCTCGGCTCGGTTATCGCCTTCGCGATCATCACTGAAACCGTTTTCCAATGGCCAGGTGTCGGATCGCTGTTCGTCAACTCGGTGGCCGCGGTCGACGTACCAGTGATGGCCGCCTATCTGGTCTTCGTGGCGCTCATCTTCGTCGTCATCAACCTCATCGTTGACATCCTTTATTTCATCGTCGATCCGCGCCTGCGCGACGGCGTCAGAGCCGGGAAGTAGCATCGTGACAGACCTACCCCATTCGCCGGATCAGCCTGTCCCTGCCGCAAAGACTTCGCGCTGGAAGACTTTCATTCGGTCCGACATCGTCTGGTCCTATCGGCATTCGTCGATCACGATCGTCGCCTCCATCGTGGCGTTGCTACTGGTGCTGATGGCGATCCTGGCGCCGTGGCTTGCCCCCTACAATCCGTTCAACCCGGCGACATTGAACCTGATGGACGGGTTTACCCCGCCCAATTCGACATCCATGTCGGGCAAGTACTTCTCGCTCGGCACTGACAGCCAGGGCCGCGACATGCTCTCGACCATCATGTATGGCTCGCGCGTTTCGCTGTTCGTCGGCGTCATGGCAACGCTGTTTGCCATGGTGATGGGCGTCGGCCTGGGGCTGGTGTCGGGTTATGTCGGCGGCGTTGTCGATGCGATCATCATGCGCATCGCGGACGTGCAGCTGAGCTTTCCTGCAATCCTGATCGCGCTCCTGATCTTTGGCGTCGCCCGCGGCATCATCCCCCCCAACCAGCAGGAAGGCACCGCTGTCTGGGTGCTGATCATCGCCATCGGCCTTGCCAACTGGGCGCAGTTTGCCCGTACGGTGCGCGGCGCTACCATGGTCGAACGGCAGAAGGATTATGTTGCCGCCGCTCGCATCCTCGGCGTCAACCCAATCATCATCCTCTTGCGCCACGTGCTACCCAATGTCACCGGCCCGGTTCTCGTGATCGGCACGATCGGCCTGGCCCTAGCCATTATCGAAGAGGCGACGCTGTCCTATCTCGGCGTCGGCGTTCCTCCAACCCAGCCGTCGCTGGGTACGCTGATCCGCATCGGCCAGCAGTTCCTCTTCTCCGGTGAGTGGTGGATCCTGCTGTTCCCGGCCGTCACCCTCGTGCTGCTTGCGCTCTCGGTCAACCTTCTCGGTGACTGGCTGCGCGACGCCCTCAACCCCAAGTTGCGCTGATGACCGAGCCAGTTCTTTCGATCAAAGATCTCGTCGTGGAATTTCCTTTCCACGATGACGTGTTCACCGCCGTCAACGGCGTCTCATTCGACATCATGCCGGGCGAAGTGGTCGGCGTGGTCGGCGAGTCCGGCGCCGGCAAGTCGATGACCGGTGCGGCCGTCATTGGCCTCATTGATCCTCCCGGGCGCATTGCCCGGGGCGAAATCCGACTTAAAGGCGAGCGGATCGACAACCTGCCCGAAGAACAGCGGGCCAAGTTGCGCGGTAAGCGGATCGGCATGGTCTTCCAGGACCCGCTGACCAGCCTCAACCCGCTTTATACGGTGGGCCAGCAACTGACGGAGACCATCCGTGCACACCTGCCCCTTAACGAGGCGGAAGCACGCCAGAAAGCCATCGACCTGCTGGTCGAAGCTGGTATTCCCAAGGCTGCCGAACGTATCGACAGCTATCCGCACCAGTTCTCCGGCGGTATGCGCCAGCGCGTGGTTATTGCCCTGGCAATTGCTGCAGGTCCGGAACTGATCGTGGCCGACGAGCCGACATCGGCGCTCGACGTGTCGGTGCAGGCGCAGATCATCAAGGTACTCAAGAAGCTCTGCTCCAACCATGGCGCTGCGGTGATGCTGATCACCCATGACATGGGCGTCATCGCCCAGACAGCCGACCGCATGGTAGTGATGCATCAGGGCAAGGTCGTGGAGACAGGTACGGTTGGCGATATCATCCGTCGCCCTCGCGAGCCCTATACGATCAAGCTGATCGAGAGCATTCCCACCATCGTCCGCCAGGAAGGAGCCGTGGTTCCGAGCGCAGCTGCCAACGACGACAAGGCCTATGTCCAGGTCAAGTCGCTGGTCCGCGACTTCGAAATTGGCGGCGGCAGCTTCACCAAACTTTTGCCGGGCAAGGTCGAACTGTTCCGCGCGGTCAACGAGGTAAGCTTTACAATCAACAAGGGCGAAACATTTGGCCTTGTTGGGGAAAGCGGCTCTGGCAAGTCCACCTGTGCCAAGATGATCGTCGGGCTGGTGAAGCCGAGTTCAGGGCAGATCCTCGTCGATGGCCACGACATCTGGGCCGGCGGCAAGGGACATCAGGAGCGCCGCAAGCGCGTCCAGATGATCTTCCAGGACCCGTACGCCAGCCTCAATCCGCGCTGGCGGGTCAAGGACATCATCGCCGAGCCGATGCGCACGCTGGGCATCGCCCGCAACCGCGCTGAAGTCGACCACCGGGTGGCAGAGCTCCTCACCAAGGTTCGCCTCGACCCTAGCGTCATGCGGAAATTCCCGCATGAGTTCTCGGGTGGCCAGCGCCAGCGCATCGCAATTGCCCGCGCGCTCTCAAGCCAGCCGGAATTCATCGTTTGCGACGAGCCGACCTCGGCCCTCGACGTTTCGGTGCAGGCGCAGGTCCTCGACCTGATGCGAGCCCTGCAGGACGAGTTCAACCTCACCTATCTTCTCATCAGCCACAACCTCGCCGTCGTGCGCCAGATGAGCAACGCCGTGGGCGTCCTGCACAATGGCGTATTGGTCGAAAAAGGTCCGACAGACCAGATTTTCGACAACCCGCAGGCCGAGTACACGCGCATGTTGCTCGACGCCGTGCCGGACATCTCCAAGGTCGCATAATAGCGGCGACGACGATGTCTCCGTTCTAAACACATTGCGTGGCAGAAGAGCCCTGGCTCTCCTGCCACGCGATTTTGAAGAGCCGATTGCCGCGATACCGGCCACATGGGCGCCCCCTCCGCGCAACCCACCCTTTCCAAGACGAATACAGCGGCAGTCGCGCGTTGCCAGTTCGCAACGGCGGTCTCTTTCTGCCGCTTTGACCGAGAAACCGCTGTCAGGCGTATTGCCGAGAGGCAATTATCGACGTCCAATAGCCGTGAAAGGTGAGCGATACCGGGAACTGCTCCATCGCTCGTCAGGAAACGGACAGGCACGGAGAACGCGCACATGGACCCGATCATCAATTTTCTCAACGAGATTTTCTGGGGCTATGTGCTGATTTACGGCCTGCTCGCAGTCGGGTTGTTCTTCACCATCAGGCTTGGCTTCGTGCAACTGGTGCACTTCCCGGAAATGTTCCGGGCGGTGATGGGATCGAACAGAAACGACAGATCTGGCATCACCCCATTTCAGGCGCTTTGCACCAGCCTCGCCTCTCGTGTCGGCACAGGCAATCTGGCGGGCGTCGCGGTTGCCCTCTATCTCGGCGGTCCTGGCGCACTCTTCTGGATGTGGGTGGTCGCCTTCCTTGGCATGGCCACGGCTTACGCCGAATCCACGCTTGCCCAGCTCTACAAGATCAGAAACGAGGCCGGAGACTATCGCGGCGGGCCTGCGTTTTATATCGCGCGGGGCCTTGGCGCGCCTTGGGCTGGGGGCATTTTCTCTGTCTGCCTGATCCTCGCATTTGGCCTCGTGTTCAACGCGGTTCAGGCCAATTCCATCGCCGATGCTTTCCAGGGCGCTTTCGGTTTCGACAAACTCTGGGGCGGGGTGGGGCTGGCCGCTCTTACCGCAGCGGTGATCTTCGGCGGGATCAGGCAGATTGCACGCGTGGCCGAGTGGATCGTGCCTTTCATGGCCGTCATTTATCTTGCGGTGGCGCTCTACGTAGTGATCACCAATTTTGCAGAAGTGCCGGGAATGCTCGGCATGATTGTGCAGAATGCGTTCGGCTTCGGGGCGGCGACTGGCGGTATCGCCGGAGCGCTGCTCAATGGCGTCAAGCGCGGTCTGTTTTCCAATGAGGCCGGCATGGGTTCGGCGCCGAACATCGCTGCGGTTGCCACGCCAGATCCTCACCACCCATCAGCGCAAGGTTTCGTGCAGTCGCTCGGAGTGTTCATCGACACGATCCTGATCTGCACCGCCACCGGCCTCATGATCCTCCTCTCCGGTGTCATGGTGCCGGGCAGCGAGCTCACCGGCACACCGCTCACCCAAGCCGCAATGAGCGTTCATATCGGGGGTGCGGGCCATCCCTTTATCGCCATTGCCATACTGTTCTTTGCGTTCACTTCGATCATCGGCAACTACTCCTACGCCGAGAACGCCCTTACCTTCCTCCGCCTCGGCAATCGCCCAGGGCTCATCGCACTACGCCTGGGCGTCATCGCCATGGTGATCTGGGGCGCTTACGAGAGCGTGGCGACCGTGTTTAACGCTGCGGACGCGTCCATGGGTCTGATGGCGACGGTCAATCTCATAGCCATCGTCCTTTTGTCAGGCACGGTTGTAAAGCTGACAAAGGATTATGCGGCACAGCGAAAGGCCGGGCGAGACCCGGTATTCCACGCAGCGGATTACCCCGAACTCAACGGCAGGATCGACAAGACCATCTGGACCCGGGACAACTAGGTCCCGAACCCGGGTTGGTCGGCAGACAACACCGCTAACCGCTGCAGGTTGGCGGTGTTTTTGCACGCGCCGTTGAGGCCACCAGGGGCTCAAGTGAACGGAAGCGCGTCCTTTGGTTAATCCTGGGTTCAGCCAGCATGGGAGATGGTGAGAATTAACTGACTGCATGACCCCGCGGGTCAAACGCTCAGGTCGATACGGCGGAATGTTCGCTGGATGAAACTGAGTGCATCTTGCGGGGCTCAAGGAGACTAAGGCCAATAAGCAGCTACACCGTTCTGAAGAAACCACGTCTGGAATTCGGTTTGTACGAAAGCAAGAACCGGTTCAACTTCCGGCTCGACGATCAGGGCAAGCACGGCGTGGGCAGCATGGAGATCGATACCTGCATCGAGACACGCGAGCTCATCTCTATGGCCCTCGAGATGCTGGTGTTCGCGTCGCGCTACACCGACCGCGCATGCTTTGAGAACGCAGTTCTGGTCCATGGTCAGGCCTGGCCCGGCAAGATTGATCAACTCGAAGCCATCGTCGAGATGATCAGTCGAGGTCTTGAACTCGACACACCGCATCAGGAGAGCGTCGAATGGCAGTAATTCTCAGGTGACATTGCCGGGATCAGGCGCGGTCTCTTTTTCAGACACCATCCAGTAATGTGTAGTGGTCTCAACCACGTCGCGACCGGTTTAGCTCCACGGCGCGCGGACACCCCGCGCGCCAGATCCTGTTGGCGCCCTGCACCCGAAGGGGACGCCGAAACTCAATCGAAACTACAATTTTTGGCCTTTATAACGTTGCCGCGCTGGCAGCCTTCGATAATCTATGTTTAGAATTGCTACGACGACAGGATACTTTGGTCTCTTTGTCCCCTTCTACGTAGTACAGTACATGTGGCTTCGAAGTACCTTGGGTGCACCGCGTGTGGGGCAAGCGGCGCGCCGGATATCGTCTAGAAACACGTCATCTTCGCCCTCACTGCCACTTGCCTCGAGGGGAGCAAGGCATGAGCACTCTGGAACGACGAATATGTACCGTGCTTGAAGAGTTCAGATGGGGCGAAACGCTTGCCCCAGAACTCAGAGAACGCATCGAGCGGCACGTCAAGGAAGCCGGTCGAGAGCCGGCGAAAGATGACGGCCAACTTTATCTGCAATGGCTCAGATTATAACGCGCAGCTCAAGTTTTAAGCCGATCCCACTCGCACATTGCCGTCGAAGGCGCGCCAGAGCTGCGAGCTTTAGGTCGATGATATTTAACAGATTGAGAC is from Devosia sp. SD17-2 and encodes:
- a CDS encoding oligopeptide/dipeptide ABC transporter ATP-binding protein: MMQPDQTPLLSVENLQVHFPIRGGVLQRQIGSVKAVDGISFSLNRGETLSLVGESGCGKSTTGLALMGLVKPTGGKVEFDGLAIKSFNRTALKSYRRRMQIVFQDPFSSLNPRQRVRDIIRAPLDIHKVGTREEREARVAELMQRVGLRPDQADSFAHQFSGGQRQRIGIARALALNPDVIVCDEPVSALDVSVQAQILNLLSDLQRDLGVSYLSISHDLGVVEFISHRVAVMYLGKIVEIAPKKTIFSTPLHPYTELLMRSAPSRDPRKRHSFSATNDDIPSATRKPSGCPFHTRCPLATDLCKTTEPALTAREDGQLVACHHR
- a CDS encoding amidohydrolase family protein yields the protein MTKTIIFTGGRILDAEAGELRDGLDVQVEGNRIAAIGAALPRPADAEIIDLSGKTLMPGLIDCHVHIVAETLDLWGNMIAPSSLSALRSARVMDEALMRGFTTLRDLGGADYGLVLAVEEGLIDGPRLVICGKGLTTTGGHADLRKRTDDRPGILSERLGSMGLIVDGVDNVRAACRTMIKEGANFIKVMANGGVSSPNDPIHSIQYSREEIAAMVEEADNAGLYVSAHVYTDKAIRRCVELGVHSLEHCNLIEPETAKLAAEKGCIAVPTLVAYDALAIEGEALGLGATEFSKIETVRSGGLRSLEIMRDAGLPMAFGSDLLGQLRKYHCMEFELLAKVLSPAEIIRSATTIGARLCQLEGQAGIIAENAYADLLVIDGNPLEDITLLQDDGAHMSLIMANGKVVKHTH
- a CDS encoding CidA/LrgA family protein, translating into MSQASKTEPARPALTPVAILAGFAVLLGFQLAGETLVVATRLVLPSFAFPGPVAGMLLLLGFLVLRKTLDASTNAVSTGLIGVLSLLFVPSAVGVIQYGGVLVDWGGPLLLAVVLSTLATLLVTVFTFLWIAKLTGKQSS
- a CDS encoding LrgB family protein, which gives rise to MSGISTIWVYLNTSPLLWLAVTIAAFLIAHVVGKKLGGSPLANSVLIAGAIIITLLLVSGTPYTTYFEGAQFVHFLLGPATVALAVPLFKNLDKVKPVLLPMAGALVAGSLTAIGSAVAIVAAFGAPAEIIASIAPKSTSAPIAMELARSLGGVPSLAAVLVILTGITGAVIVTPLMNALRIRNFAARGFAVGVASHGIGTARAFQVNDVAGAFAGIAMALNGALTSLLVLVWSLLLG
- a CDS encoding ABC transporter substrate-binding protein; amino-acid sequence: MQKSLARITAVLITSTVLVGVANAETIRWARSSDALTLDPHSQNQGNTHTLAHHIYETLLGRDNDGSLTPRLATEYALKEGDPTVWVFKLREGVKFHNGNDFTAEDVVYSIERAKSEFSNMKQLHAEVESVTAVDDYTVEFQMTGPALIYPNNLTNTFIMDKTWSDENDLAVVQDFASGASNYSVLNTNGTGPYTLTSREVDVKTVLDYNEGWWGDKPAVDKIEYLTIADAQTRISALLSGEIDIVQDVPPQDIERLSNTDGFKVEIGPENRFIYFGYRFGDEPLKSSNITDSNPFNNPLVREAMELVLDRDAIKQVVMRGQSIPTGIPNPPFVNGWTPELDAYPKPDVEKAKALMVEAGYPDGFTVTLDTPNNRYVNDEAISTAYVGMLGQIGIQVTLASRPVAEHSPIILANNSDFYLLGWGVPTFDSAYVFNDLIHSKTDLHGTYNVGLYTNPELDEKIIALGTMDDIAARDATIAEIWEVVKADRVLMPVHNQVLAYAMRDGVTLAVQPENQPNMTTVTFD
- a CDS encoding ABC transporter permease, which codes for MLAFIARRLVQSVIVMLVVAFIAFLVFRYVGDPLAALLSQDAKQADYDAARERLGLDQPFYMQFFAFVSNALQGQFGISYRLQQPVSQLILERLPATIELAFASSIIALVGGVFLGIYTALRQRTFSTGVIMTLSLIGVSLPTFLIGIGLIYVFAVELKWLPSFGRGEVIQLGWWRTGLLTQSGLRSLILPAITLSLFQLTLIMRLVRAEMLEVMRTDYIRFAKARGLSNRAINFGHALKNTMVPVITITGLQLGSVIAFAIITETVFQWPGVGSLFVNSVAAVDVPVMAAYLVFVALIFVVINLIVDILYFIVDPRLRDGVRAGK
- a CDS encoding ABC transporter permease, with translation MRSDIVWSYRHSSITIVASIVALLLVLMAILAPWLAPYNPFNPATLNLMDGFTPPNSTSMSGKYFSLGTDSQGRDMLSTIMYGSRVSLFVGVMATLFAMVMGVGLGLVSGYVGGVVDAIIMRIADVQLSFPAILIALLIFGVARGIIPPNQQEGTAVWVLIIAIGLANWAQFARTVRGATMVERQKDYVAAARILGVNPIIILLRHVLPNVTGPVLVIGTIGLALAIIEEATLSYLGVGVPPTQPSLGTLIRIGQQFLFSGEWWILLFPAVTLVLLALSVNLLGDWLRDALNPKLR
- a CDS encoding ABC transporter ATP-binding protein; translation: MTEPVLSIKDLVVEFPFHDDVFTAVNGVSFDIMPGEVVGVVGESGAGKSMTGAAVIGLIDPPGRIARGEIRLKGERIDNLPEEQRAKLRGKRIGMVFQDPLTSLNPLYTVGQQLTETIRAHLPLNEAEARQKAIDLLVEAGIPKAAERIDSYPHQFSGGMRQRVVIALAIAAGPELIVADEPTSALDVSVQAQIIKVLKKLCSNHGAAVMLITHDMGVIAQTADRMVVMHQGKVVETGTVGDIIRRPREPYTIKLIESIPTIVRQEGAVVPSAAANDDKAYVQVKSLVRDFEIGGGSFTKLLPGKVELFRAVNEVSFTINKGETFGLVGESGSGKSTCAKMIVGLVKPSSGQILVDGHDIWAGGKGHQERRKRVQMIFQDPYASLNPRWRVKDIIAEPMRTLGIARNRAEVDHRVAELLTKVRLDPSVMRKFPHEFSGGQRQRIAIARALSSQPEFIVCDEPTSALDVSVQAQVLDLMRALQDEFNLTYLLISHNLAVVRQMSNAVGVLHNGVLVEKGPTDQIFDNPQAEYTRMLLDAVPDISKVA
- a CDS encoding sodium:alanine symporter family protein, with product MDPIINFLNEIFWGYVLIYGLLAVGLFFTIRLGFVQLVHFPEMFRAVMGSNRNDRSGITPFQALCTSLASRVGTGNLAGVAVALYLGGPGALFWMWVVAFLGMATAYAESTLAQLYKIRNEAGDYRGGPAFYIARGLGAPWAGGIFSVCLILAFGLVFNAVQANSIADAFQGAFGFDKLWGGVGLAALTAAVIFGGIRQIARVAEWIVPFMAVIYLAVALYVVITNFAEVPGMLGMIVQNAFGFGAATGGIAGALLNGVKRGLFSNEAGMGSAPNIAAVATPDPHHPSAQGFVQSLGVFIDTILICTATGLMILLSGVMVPGSELTGTPLTQAAMSVHIGGAGHPFIAIAILFFAFTSIIGNYSYAENALTFLRLGNRPGLIALRLGVIAMVIWGAYESVATVFNAADASMGLMATVNLIAIVLLSGTVVKLTKDYAAQRKAGRDPVFHAADYPELNGRIDKTIWTRDN